A window of Formosa sp. Hel1_31_208 contains these coding sequences:
- a CDS encoding S41 family peptidase gives MKRTFKFSIIIVLAFSANIMAQNPLINLPSISPDGKNIAFNFQGDIWTSTIEGENLKRITVHEAYDTNPMWSHDGASIAFESDRYGNNDIYVVSSKGGLPKRITFHSATDYLSDYTKNGTILFETRRDFAQVERENEIHKVNDTGGTPTRLMTSVGFDAKLSPNGKFIVFVKGNCRIARESYRGPANRNIWLYNIEKDTYTQLTTYDGNDFYPQWSNDSVIYFQSSQSGKYNIHKLNIDASGQKMGQIEAVTAFKDMGIFSFSLSANGKDLAMVKGDKLFISNTSSNSPKEVKLYIGSDYRFDPIEHKTFTNRIEDIALSPNGKRTAIVIRGELFVRSTEKDNKKTVNISKSAYRDRMPVWLSDSTLVFVSDSDGQNDLYLLTSDDTNEPDLLNTLKYKVLRLTETKESEQDPILSPDGKSIAYKRGRGEFIVAKIDANGKLSSQKLLLDGWATANDVSWSPDSKWLAYSLSDLDFNREVYIHKADNSQKPVNISMHPKQDAGPIWSDDGKKLVFSSNRNNGDYDVWFTWLNKADWEKTPQDWEDEKNKGEKKEKNKDTNDKADNSKDTVEDITIDFEDIYERQVQVTSFVGGEFGEFISKDGETIYYTTGNGSRGDAQVDSDLYKISWEGKDKKAITTKNARPSNITADKKGTKFLLTKGSGSLSVLNLVTDKSETLSITAKMDVDYFEESNQIFDEAWKAINDGFYDPDFHGQDWEALKTTFKPLAMKASTRRDFQNIFNWMLGQINASHMGFYVGENREDLQRERTGLLGIEVKPNANGSIEVTAVVANMPADKSASSVMVGDVITAVSGTKLTKNLNFYSLLEGTSNEKIYLEIKRGNNNLEVIIRPGSSNRYENYKAWVKERKRLTEKYSNGKLGYIHIQGMNWQSFENFERELTAAGLGKEGLVIDVRFNGGGWTTDYLMAVLNVKQHAFTVPRGAAKNLEKDKLKFVDHYPFSERLPLASWTKPSIALCNSTSYSNAEIFSHAYKALGLGTLVGEPTFGAVISTGAARLIDGSRVRMPFRGWYVKESTANMELGPAVPDILIKNNPDDKSKGQDTQLKKAVETLLKQL, from the coding sequence ATGAAGCGAACGTTTAAATTTTCAATAATTATTGTTTTAGCATTTTCAGCCAATATCATGGCACAAAACCCTTTAATAAACCTACCGTCTATAAGTCCAGATGGGAAAAATATTGCTTTTAATTTTCAAGGGGATATTTGGACCTCCACGATTGAAGGTGAGAATTTGAAACGTATAACGGTTCATGAAGCTTACGATACCAATCCTATGTGGAGTCATGATGGTGCTTCAATTGCATTCGAAAGTGATAGATACGGTAATAATGATATTTATGTGGTGTCTTCAAAAGGAGGACTACCAAAGCGCATTACATTTCATTCAGCTACTGATTATTTATCCGATTACACAAAAAATGGTACAATTTTATTTGAAACACGACGTGATTTTGCTCAAGTTGAACGAGAGAATGAAATACACAAGGTAAATGATACAGGAGGCACGCCTACTAGATTGATGACTTCTGTAGGCTTCGATGCTAAACTATCACCAAACGGAAAATTTATTGTTTTTGTAAAAGGAAATTGTAGAATTGCAAGAGAGTCCTACCGAGGGCCAGCGAATAGAAATATTTGGTTGTACAATATTGAAAAAGATACTTATACGCAGTTAACCACATACGATGGTAATGACTTTTATCCACAATGGAGTAATGATTCTGTTATTTACTTTCAGTCTTCACAAAGCGGAAAATATAACATCCACAAGCTGAATATTGATGCTTCAGGACAAAAAATGGGTCAGATAGAAGCTGTAACAGCATTTAAAGACATGGGTATTTTTTCGTTTAGCTTAAGTGCAAATGGTAAAGATTTGGCTATGGTTAAAGGCGATAAATTATTTATTTCTAATACATCATCAAACTCACCAAAAGAGGTGAAATTATATATTGGTTCAGATTATAGATTTGATCCTATTGAGCACAAAACCTTCACCAATAGAATTGAAGATATTGCATTATCACCTAACGGAAAGCGAACAGCTATAGTTATTAGAGGTGAATTGTTTGTAAGGTCTACGGAAAAGGATAATAAAAAAACAGTCAATATCTCTAAGTCAGCTTATAGAGATAGAATGCCAGTATGGCTAAGTGATAGTACTCTAGTTTTTGTTTCTGATAGTGATGGTCAAAACGATTTGTATCTTTTAACGTCTGATGACACTAATGAACCTGATTTGTTAAACACATTAAAGTATAAAGTACTTAGGTTAACAGAGACTAAAGAAAGCGAACAAGACCCGATATTATCACCTGATGGTAAATCGATAGCTTATAAAAGAGGTAGAGGCGAATTTATTGTTGCAAAAATTGATGCCAACGGAAAGCTATCCAGTCAAAAGCTGTTGTTAGATGGTTGGGCTACTGCAAATGATGTGTCTTGGTCGCCAGATTCTAAGTGGCTCGCCTATAGTTTAAGTGATTTAGACTTTAATAGGGAAGTATATATTCACAAAGCAGATAACTCTCAAAAACCTGTAAATATTTCAATGCACCCTAAGCAAGATGCCGGTCCTATTTGGAGTGATGATGGAAAAAAATTGGTGTTTAGTTCCAATCGAAATAATGGGGATTACGATGTTTGGTTCACTTGGTTGAATAAAGCCGATTGGGAAAAAACACCTCAGGATTGGGAAGATGAAAAAAATAAAGGTGAGAAGAAGGAAAAAAACAAGGATACAAATGATAAAGCTGACAATTCTAAAGATACAGTTGAAGATATTACCATAGATTTTGAAGATATTTATGAAAGACAAGTGCAAGTAACTTCGTTTGTAGGGGGTGAATTTGGGGAGTTTATATCAAAAGATGGTGAAACCATATATTACACTACGGGTAATGGCAGTAGAGGTGATGCCCAAGTTGATTCCGATTTGTATAAAATATCTTGGGAAGGCAAAGATAAAAAGGCGATAACAACGAAAAATGCCAGACCTTCTAATATTACGGCCGATAAAAAAGGAACAAAATTTTTATTGACAAAAGGGTCAGGAAGCTTGTCGGTACTTAATTTAGTAACAGATAAATCAGAAACGTTATCGATTACCGCCAAAATGGATGTTGATTATTTTGAAGAATCTAATCAAATTTTTGATGAAGCCTGGAAAGCAATTAATGATGGGTTTTACGATCCTGATTTTCATGGTCAAGATTGGGAAGCTTTAAAAACCACCTTTAAGCCACTGGCTATGAAAGCTTCAACGAGAAGAGATTTTCAAAATATATTCAATTGGATGTTAGGTCAAATCAATGCAAGTCATATGGGTTTTTATGTCGGTGAAAACCGTGAAGACCTGCAACGAGAACGAACGGGTTTATTAGGTATTGAAGTAAAGCCAAATGCTAATGGAAGTATAGAAGTTACTGCAGTCGTTGCTAATATGCCAGCAGATAAAAGTGCAAGTAGTGTTATGGTTGGTGATGTTATTACTGCTGTTAGTGGAACAAAACTTACGAAAAATCTTAATTTTTACAGTTTGTTAGAAGGGACTTCAAATGAAAAAATATATTTAGAAATAAAAAGAGGTAATAATAACCTTGAAGTTATCATTAGGCCAGGGTCAAGCAATCGTTATGAAAACTATAAGGCGTGGGTAAAAGAGCGCAAGCGCCTAACAGAAAAATATTCCAACGGTAAGTTAGGGTATATCCATATTCAGGGTATGAATTGGCAAAGTTTTGAGAATTTTGAAAGAGAATTAACTGCAGCAGGTTTAGGGAAAGAGGGTTTGGTTATTGATGTGAGATTTAATGGAGGTGGATGGACTACCGATTATTTGATGGCGGTTTTAAATGTCAAACAACATGCTTTTACTGTTCCGAGGGGAGCTGCTAAAAATTTAGAAAAAGATAAGCTAAAATTTGTAGATCATTATCCATTTAGCGAACGTTTACCTCTTGCATCTTGGACAAAACCATCCATTGCGCTTTGTAATAGTACAAGTTACTCAAATGCAGAAATATTTTCTCATGCCTATAAAGCTTTAGGATTAGGCACATTAGTTGGGGAGCCCACATTTGGTGCAGTTATTTCTACGGGAGCTGCGCGACTTATTGATGGATCTAGAGTAAGAATGCCTTTTAGAGGATGGTATGTCAAGGAGTCAACAGCTAATATGGAATTGGGACCTGCTGTTCCAGATATTTTGATAAAAAACAATCCTGATGACAAGTCGAAAGGACAAGATACTCAGTTGAAAAAAGCAGTAGAGACATTACTAAAACAATTATAA
- a CDS encoding DUF2891 domain-containing protein encodes MKNYYVLCFALFVLSCNTSENKTTTTEQSTKIKLADIPTIDMVQANRLAQLPIHCIQTEYPNKLNQTIGSDADLKSPQTLHPAFYGCFDWHSAVHGHWSLVSLLKQFPELEYAEDAKKMLLQNMSKANIEVEVNYFFGTHNTTYERTYGWAWLLKLAEELHTWDDPVARELEANLQPLTNLIVNKYVEFLPKLNYPIRVGEHPNTAFGLSFAYDYAKAVEDETLKALIEQRAKDFYSNDAGCPLSWEPSGFDFLSPCFEEAALMKRVLPAEVFKTWLNEFLPQLKNENFNLETGRVSDRTDGKLVHLDGVNFSRAWSLNEIARDLPEYAHLKNIANQHINYSLPSIVGDSYEGGHWLGSFAIYALNSIEK; translated from the coding sequence ATGAAAAACTACTACGTACTCTGTTTTGCGCTTTTTGTGTTGAGTTGCAATACTTCTGAAAACAAAACGACTACTACCGAGCAAAGCACCAAAATCAAACTGGCTGATATACCAACAATCGATATGGTACAAGCTAATCGCTTAGCGCAATTGCCTATTCATTGTATTCAAACCGAATATCCTAATAAACTCAACCAAACGATTGGTAGCGATGCCGATTTAAAATCACCACAAACTTTGCATCCGGCATTTTATGGTTGCTTTGATTGGCACTCTGCGGTTCACGGACATTGGAGTTTGGTGAGTTTGCTCAAGCAATTTCCTGAATTAGAATATGCCGAAGACGCTAAAAAAATGCTTTTACAAAATATGTCTAAAGCCAATATCGAAGTTGAAGTCAATTATTTCTTCGGAACACATAATACAACCTATGAGCGCACTTATGGTTGGGCTTGGTTGTTAAAGTTGGCAGAAGAACTGCATACTTGGGATGATCCTGTAGCCCGAGAGTTAGAAGCAAATCTTCAACCACTTACAAATTTAATTGTCAATAAGTATGTTGAATTCTTACCTAAACTGAACTATCCTATTCGTGTTGGTGAGCATCCTAATACGGCTTTTGGATTATCATTTGCTTACGATTATGCCAAAGCTGTTGAAGATGAAACGCTAAAAGCACTAATAGAACAGCGCGCTAAAGATTTTTATAGTAATGATGCTGGTTGTCCGTTGAGTTGGGAGCCTAGCGGATTTGATTTCTTGTCACCTTGTTTTGAAGAAGCCGCTTTAATGAAGCGCGTATTACCTGCTGAAGTATTTAAAACATGGCTTAATGAGTTTCTTCCGCAATTAAAAAACGAAAATTTTAACTTAGAAACGGGTAGAGTGAGTGATCGAACCGATGGAAAATTAGTACACCTTGATGGTGTAAATTTTTCGAGAGCTTGGAGCTTAAATGAGATTGCTCGTGATTTACCTGAATATGCACATCTAAAAAACATAGCCAATCAACACATTAATTATTCATTACCAAGCATCGTTGGAGATAGTTATGAAGGTGGGCATTGGCTCGGTAGCTTCGCTATTTATGCCTTAAATTCAATTGAGAAGTAA
- a CDS encoding recombinase family protein → MLAIYTRLSREDEDSNSIKNQLNEGILFAKAKGFTEYQIYNEGEGVSGGLQIDERPELKKLIDDIVSGKITAVWFRNQNRLERNSFTFHTFVKVIKTAKIDVYFGDKLNDYNDANTFLQSSIISALNQYNKELQGQQTKKVLKQRAIEGKAHGIMAYGYTKDEHGYLVIDEEESKVVKRIYKMSLEGIGTNKIAELLNKDDIPTRYKSKYKGTYKVKHKFNGTKKVKEKSNVTWKGGTIRNILLNTIYYGKRNFSGDLYDVPNIISEAYWQKVNNNLKNNRNNSGQSVKHNYLLRGKIICGKCESNYYGRTRVNKKDNYYMCSSKRYKDKNCGNRSINIDVIEDFIWQRFFADEVLKDKIIEHFSNTNAEEDIKGIQADLKALEKELIKNSERQRKAVSLVLDGVLTNDAVKYELDKLKKEASAIKINIENRKEHISSLENIEVISSNMITELDEVKKKTSFDEKKILIDKYIDKIEINTHRIDKTKGYFTLLIYYKQILEGCEGYYLDFPRYDYAIEMYNEIIVPLSDEYKSKSKDELDMIVMQVYSQMGRTKVITSYDEETDTEQYYWESEEKGITEYYRKNEDDKD, encoded by the coding sequence ATGTTAGCAATATATACGAGATTATCTAGAGAAGATGAAGATAGTAATTCTATTAAGAACCAACTTAATGAAGGTATATTATTTGCAAAGGCTAAAGGGTTTACAGAATATCAAATCTATAATGAAGGCGAAGGTGTTAGCGGTGGATTACAAATAGATGAACGACCAGAACTAAAAAAACTAATTGATGACATAGTCAGCGGTAAGATAACAGCGGTTTGGTTTAGGAATCAAAATAGATTAGAACGCAACAGCTTTACATTTCACACTTTTGTGAAGGTTATAAAAACAGCTAAAATAGATGTGTATTTTGGTGATAAGTTGAACGATTATAATGATGCTAACACATTTCTTCAAAGTAGCATTATAAGTGCTTTAAATCAATACAATAAGGAACTACAAGGGCAACAAACAAAGAAAGTTTTAAAGCAAAGAGCGATTGAAGGAAAAGCACATGGTATAATGGCTTATGGCTACACTAAAGACGAACATGGTTATCTAGTAATAGATGAAGAAGAAAGTAAAGTAGTAAAGCGAATCTATAAGATGTCTTTAGAAGGCATTGGCACTAACAAAATAGCCGAATTACTAAACAAAGATGATATACCAACACGATACAAGAGCAAATACAAAGGAACGTATAAGGTCAAGCATAAATTTAACGGTACTAAAAAGGTTAAAGAGAAAAGCAATGTTACTTGGAAAGGTGGTACAATCAGAAATATTTTACTGAATACTATCTACTACGGTAAAAGAAACTTTAGCGGCGATCTATACGATGTGCCGAATATTATTTCAGAGGCTTATTGGCAAAAAGTAAATAACAATCTTAAAAACAATAGAAACAACAGCGGACAATCCGTAAAGCACAACTATTTACTGCGAGGTAAAATAATATGCGGTAAATGTGAATCTAACTATTATGGTAGAACTAGAGTAAACAAAAAGGATAATTATTACATGTGTTCTAGTAAACGCTACAAAGATAAAAATTGTGGTAATCGGAGTATCAATATTGATGTGATTGAAGATTTTATATGGCAAAGGTTTTTTGCTGATGAAGTCTTAAAAGATAAAATAATTGAACACTTCTCAAATACCAATGCAGAAGAAGATATAAAAGGCATACAAGCCGATTTAAAGGCACTTGAAAAGGAATTAATAAAGAACAGCGAAAGACAACGTAAAGCTGTTAGTTTGGTCTTAGATGGTGTATTAACTAATGATGCTGTAAAGTATGAATTAGACAAATTAAAGAAGGAAGCATCAGCCATAAAGATTAATATTGAGAATAGAAAAGAACACATTTCATCTTTAGAAAATATAGAGGTTATTTCTAGCAATATGATTACAGAATTAGATGAGGTTAAAAAGAAAACATCATTTGACGAAAAGAAGATATTGATTGATAAATACATTGATAAAATTGAAATTAACACACATCGTATTGATAAGACTAAAGGCTATTTTACTTTGTTAATATATTACAAGCAAATATTAGAAGGTTGTGAAGGCTACTATTTAGACTTTCCAAGATATGATTATGCAATTGAAATGTATAATGAAATTATAGTACCACTATCTGACGAATACAAAAGCAAATCAAAAGACGAATTAGATATGATTGTGATGCAAGTCTATTCACAAATGGGTAGAACAAAAGTAATTACAAGCTATGATGAAGAAACCGATACAGAACAATACTATTGGGAAAGTGAAGAAAAAGGCATAACAGAATACTATCGGAAAAATGAAGATGATAAAGATTAA
- a CDS encoding recombinase family protein, with the protein MKALYVRISTPNQKVDRQLKKDKTIKAYIDVCSGGVLFKDRPEASKLMKNSKITSIEVKEISRLGRNLKDILNTIEYFTNKGIDIRIENLGLNLMVDGKLSAYGQLMVSMFGAIAEHERSIINERTQEGREIAKVNGVYKGRKRGASSDLMKKNYTLITAVQSDLDKGISISKIAEMHSISRPRIYSYIKKGLLTVAIKETAEDKNETGKAKLMAYYTQRDNDLMRGER; encoded by the coding sequence ATGAAGGCTTTATACGTTAGAATCTCAACACCTAATCAAAAAGTTGACAGACAGTTAAAAAAGGATAAAACCATAAAAGCATATATTGATGTGTGTTCGGGTGGTGTTCTTTTTAAAGACAGACCAGAGGCAAGTAAATTGATGAAGAACTCTAAGATAACATCTATTGAAGTTAAAGAGATTTCAAGACTTGGTAGAAATTTGAAGGACATCTTGAATACTATTGAATACTTTACTAATAAAGGTATAGATATTCGTATTGAGAACTTAGGTCTTAATTTGATGGTAGATGGTAAGCTGAGTGCTTATGGTCAATTAATGGTATCTATGTTTGGTGCTATTGCTGAACATGAAAGAAGTATCATAAATGAACGTACACAAGAGGGTAGAGAAATTGCTAAAGTCAATGGTGTATATAAAGGTCGTAAACGTGGTGCATCTAGTGATTTAATGAAAAAGAACTATACGCTTATTACTGCTGTTCAATCTGATTTAGATAAGGGTATATCTATATCTAAGATTGCTGAAATGCATTCTATATCTAGACCTCGTATTTATTCATACATTAAGAAGGGATTGCTAACTGTTGCAATAAAGGAAACTGCTGAAGATAAAAATGAAACTGGGAAAGCTAAATTAATGGCTTATTATACTCAGAGGGATAATGACCTAATGAGAGGAGAGAGGTAA